One window of Branchiostoma lanceolatum isolate klBraLanc5 chromosome 6, klBraLanc5.hap2, whole genome shotgun sequence genomic DNA carries:
- the LOC136436537 gene encoding large ribosomal subunit protein uL10m-like, whose product MATLTRITSAASAVRVVCPVLGHRVTQVRYRKTINTRSKKHISVKKAKLLAVTQWKAPQDSRVTMAEKCGLNMERMQQTVLQENPLRDLMAKEAREVLETSGMVAVLHTNDFSGPERRVFCTKLKESDITVRFWSNTVAGLAVQNTPYSALTTLMVGKNLYAHSLQPHVAQLMKVLKVTPQVNLIGGLVDGLLMSKADMEHYAQLPSMEQSLGEVVSVLSAGVGQTNQLLLTPLQQLSRNLQQISSEAV is encoded by the exons GTGCAGTTCGTGTTG TATGCCCCGTCCTGGGACACAGAGTGACACAGGTTCGGTACAGGAAGACCATCAACACCCGCTCAAAGAAACACATATCAGTTAAAAAGGCAAAGTTGTTAGCTGTCACCCAGTGGAAAGCACCACAGGACAGCAGAGTCACAATGGCAGAGAAGTGTGGCCTAAATATGGAAAGGATGCAACAGACAGTTTTACAG GAAAACCCACTAAGAGACTTGATGGCAAAAGAGGCACGTGAAGTGTTGGAGACGAGCGGCATGGTCGCTGTTCTGCATACCAATGACTTCAGTGGTCCTGAAAGAAGAGTTTTTTGTACCAAACTGAAAGAGAGTGATATTACTGTACGCTTCTGGTCTAATACTGTCGCAG GCCTTGCTGTACAAAACACCCCATACTCTGCCTTGACGACCTTGATGGTTGGGAAGAACCTGTATGCACACAGCCTTCAGCCTCATGTCGCACAGCTCATGAAGGTCTTAAAGGTCACACCACAAGTCAACTTGATAG GAGGACTTGTTGATGGACTGTTGATGTCGAAGGCAGACATGGAACACTATGCACAGTTGCCATCCATGGAACAAAGCCTGGGAGAAGTGGTATCAGTCTTGTCGGCTGGAGTAGGTCAAACTAACCAGCTGTTACTGACCCCACTACAACAACTGTCCAGGAATCTCCAACAGATCTCTAGTGAAGCAGTGTAG